Proteins from a single region of Paenibacillus sp. BIHB 4019:
- a CDS encoding helix-turn-helix transcriptional regulator, which produces MKYAVTPQLGKILTERGLTQNTLSEMSGVPQGSISRFDKNSRHESAHLVAISRALGLTIEDLFIVVEEN; this is translated from the coding sequence ATGAAATACGCCGTTACTCCACAGCTCGGAAAAATCCTAACCGAACGCGGCCTGACGCAAAACACGCTGTCCGAAATGTCCGGCGTTCCGCAAGGCTCAATATCACGCTTCGACAAGAACTCGCGCCACGAATCCGCCCATTTAGTCGCTATATCGCGCGCACTCGGATTAACTATCGAGGACTTATTCATCGTCGTTGAAGAGAATTGA
- a CDS encoding phBC6A51 family helix-turn-helix protein produces the protein MSTKKQALEARLDGRQRTAALACAEREFAPEDERKSYDEIAEEVGITRQALYLWRTQNKTFIDYVNAVADDFLAAKRPIVYRRLMQLIDSSQPSVKALDLFMRREGLITAQVSVETKDASAPKTDAEIAQEIEEIDALLAEE, from the coding sequence ATGTCAACGAAAAAGCAAGCGTTAGAGGCTCGGCTAGATGGACGCCAACGAACCGCAGCTCTCGCGTGTGCGGAGCGTGAGTTTGCGCCAGAAGATGAGCGGAAGTCTTACGACGAAATCGCGGAAGAAGTCGGAATCACACGCCAAGCACTGTATCTATGGCGTACGCAGAACAAAACGTTTATTGATTACGTTAACGCGGTCGCTGACGACTTCCTCGCGGCTAAACGACCGATCGTATATCGTCGCCTTATGCAGCTCATCGACAGTTCGCAGCCTTCCGTTAAGGCGCTAGACCTGTTTATGCGGCGTGAGGGCTTGATTACGGCGCAAGTATCCGTAGAAACAAAAGACGCATCAGCACCGAAGACTGACGCTGAAATCGCGCAAGAGATCGAAGAAATCGACGCTTTACTCGCGGAAGAATAA
- the terL gene encoding phage terminase large subunit, translated as MAYVDGNWLDRDERTKRIELVKERGRKLHALIKAGKAAEYHVESYRQSVAELRQLIRIHRAEVDVAYFAYEYTSDGGNPENEDNVIRNAEDGTPHDGIEDIAPIHREFFDLCDYVNNEERNARLAIAAARGHSKSGVFSNGMPLHQLVFRKRRYILVISETDGLAKKLIGWVNKQLKFNAKLRADFGPLLHERNTQNERDNEEAFLTLSGALVEASSSGKQLRGKRHGSYRPDLVIVDDPSSANNEGTKEAREKLVHWFNSVVVPIGTKATAIVLVGTMVSATGLLNHVLKRKDFKSSFHGAVISEPDNPKLWDDYLELYGRSESQAEVDEFYEANKDALESGVKLAWPWRWSYRALMHEKFNMGTRAYNSEFRNLAFSEDEQYFFPEQYGYYRFEYVGGRKFIRYEEMRIPVEELTISGAWDIAQGKNARSCYNAVLTVGRYEKTGHIFVLDEYASKEQPHVYIDLIVSRIKEWKHHVFSVETINAQHEFYRQLQEALRREGAPRTRLNDIKSHKSGKEERIESLEPLCHNKTLIFNRSHTMLLDQMAQYPHGDYVDSADALQLAVENVARAKKVVREKPAIFYR; from the coding sequence ATGGCGTACGTTGACGGTAATTGGCTCGACCGTGACGAACGGACCAAGCGCATCGAACTCGTAAAGGAGCGCGGCAGGAAGCTTCATGCGCTGATTAAGGCGGGCAAGGCTGCGGAATATCACGTAGAGAGTTACCGGCAGTCAGTCGCGGAGCTACGGCAGCTCATCCGTATCCACCGCGCGGAAGTTGATGTCGCCTATTTCGCGTATGAATACACGTCAGACGGCGGCAATCCGGAGAACGAAGATAACGTAATTCGTAACGCGGAGGACGGTACACCACACGATGGTATCGAAGACATTGCGCCAATTCACCGCGAGTTCTTCGACCTATGCGATTACGTAAACAACGAAGAACGCAACGCGCGGTTAGCGATCGCAGCAGCTCGCGGACACAGTAAGTCCGGCGTGTTCTCGAATGGAATGCCGCTTCATCAGCTTGTGTTCAGAAAGCGCCGGTACATTCTCGTTATTTCGGAGACGGACGGGCTCGCAAAGAAGCTTATCGGATGGGTAAATAAGCAACTTAAGTTTAACGCGAAATTGCGGGCGGACTTCGGACCGCTTTTGCACGAACGAAACACGCAGAATGAACGCGATAATGAAGAAGCTTTCCTAACGCTATCAGGTGCGCTTGTCGAAGCGTCATCGTCTGGTAAACAGCTTCGGGGTAAGCGTCACGGCTCGTACAGGCCCGACCTGGTTATCGTAGACGATCCGTCATCCGCGAATAACGAAGGTACGAAGGAAGCGCGTGAGAAGCTCGTACACTGGTTTAATTCCGTCGTCGTACCTATTGGGACGAAGGCGACCGCGATTGTACTCGTCGGTACGATGGTTAGCGCGACCGGCCTACTTAATCACGTACTGAAGCGTAAGGATTTCAAATCCTCGTTTCACGGCGCGGTTATAAGCGAACCGGATAATCCGAAGTTGTGGGACGATTACCTCGAACTATACGGACGCAGTGAGAGCCAGGCGGAAGTAGACGAGTTTTACGAAGCCAACAAAGACGCGTTGGAGTCCGGCGTTAAACTCGCGTGGCCGTGGCGTTGGTCGTACCGCGCTTTGATGCACGAAAAATTCAACATGGGAACACGCGCATACAATTCGGAGTTTCGTAACCTAGCGTTTTCGGAAGACGAGCAGTATTTCTTTCCGGAACAATACGGTTACTACCGATTCGAATACGTAGGCGGTCGCAAGTTCATCCGTTACGAGGAAATGCGTATTCCAGTCGAGGAACTTACAATTAGCGGGGCGTGGGACATTGCGCAAGGTAAGAACGCGCGGAGCTGTTACAACGCGGTATTGACGGTCGGCCGCTACGAAAAGACCGGCCACATCTTCGTGCTTGACGAGTATGCGTCGAAAGAGCAGCCGCACGTTTATATCGACCTCATCGTCAGCCGCATAAAAGAGTGGAAGCACCACGTATTCAGCGTCGAGACGATTAACGCGCAGCACGAATTTTATCGGCAGCTACAGGAAGCTTTACGAAGAGAGGGCGCGCCACGAACGAGGCTCAACGATATCAAATCGCACAAATCCGGCAAGGAGGAGCGCATTGAATCGTTGGAGCCTCTTTGTCATAACAAAACGCTGATATTCAACCGATCGCATACGATGCTGCTCGACCAAATGGCGCAGTATCCGCACGGAGATTACGTTGATTCAGCCGATGCGCTTCAGCTCGCGGTCGAGAACGTAGCTCGCGCGAAGAAAGTAGTACGCGAAAAGCCCGCGATATTCTACCGCTAA
- a CDS encoding phage portal protein — MTRKFYTGAQYPPAADIERISKYYRGKAIFAGRQAEIYDRATELLKGTPHEPQLKSLFIAVNLIDVLLTKPADLMVTEPPTFDSGKAGDSAEQTRLNAIVEENDLTQLIHELVIGAGYRGDSFVKTYYASRADVSETEELRKEYADITLPAAPKEPIIESVDAAIVFPELSRGSRKKFHAINIAWIEWVETYSILGGKSERPYLNVERHVPGYIVYERYEASESSVVNTYGYPVMTFNIGERVSTSRESNIEASGVPQLLVHHIPYKTTDDDWRGISGVEKVESVLAAINDRLVQIDYILWKHSDPIAYGPDIDGDDGVRWGGKYIPVNKDEVAPGYMVWEGQLEAAFKELDILLGILYQMSETPQWLFGTTLSADKGGSGTSHTDGGAIKARFMPILTKVTRIRNHVDRAIRDALWTAMQLENVANDGVEGYEAYEAVYPTITWRDGIPKDDKAEAEVYSIRTGGQATIDVKSAIKRLDGVNDTQAEQVLAQIGADDERINGTVESTVFNDE, encoded by the coding sequence ATGACACGCAAATTTTACACTGGCGCACAGTATCCGCCAGCAGCCGATATCGAACGAATCAGCAAGTATTATCGCGGGAAAGCGATATTTGCCGGACGCCAAGCGGAGATATACGACCGCGCAACGGAGCTACTTAAAGGCACGCCGCACGAACCGCAGCTCAAATCGCTGTTCATCGCGGTTAACTTAATCGACGTATTGCTCACGAAGCCAGCCGATTTAATGGTTACGGAGCCGCCCACGTTCGATAGCGGTAAGGCGGGCGACAGCGCGGAGCAGACGCGGCTAAACGCAATCGTCGAAGAGAACGACTTAACGCAGCTCATTCACGAATTAGTTATCGGGGCTGGCTATCGCGGCGATTCGTTCGTTAAAACGTACTATGCTTCGCGCGCGGACGTAAGTGAGACGGAAGAGCTACGTAAGGAATATGCAGACATCACGCTTCCAGCAGCTCCGAAAGAACCGATTATCGAATCCGTAGACGCGGCGATCGTATTTCCGGAGTTATCGCGGGGCAGCCGTAAGAAGTTCCACGCAATTAATATCGCGTGGATTGAGTGGGTTGAAACGTATTCGATACTCGGCGGTAAGTCCGAGCGTCCGTATCTCAACGTCGAGCGCCACGTACCAGGCTACATCGTGTATGAGCGTTATGAAGCGTCAGAGTCAAGCGTCGTCAATACGTACGGCTATCCAGTTATGACGTTTAACATTGGTGAACGAGTGTCGACGAGCCGCGAAAGTAACATCGAAGCATCCGGCGTACCGCAACTGCTCGTACATCACATCCCGTACAAGACGACAGACGACGATTGGCGCGGAATTAGCGGAGTCGAGAAGGTTGAGTCCGTATTGGCCGCGATTAACGACCGGCTCGTACAGATCGACTACATCCTATGGAAACACAGCGATCCTATCGCGTATGGTCCGGATATCGATGGAGACGATGGCGTACGTTGGGGCGGCAAGTATATTCCCGTTAATAAGGACGAGGTTGCGCCAGGTTACATGGTGTGGGAAGGCCAATTGGAGGCAGCGTTTAAGGAACTCGATATCCTACTCGGCATCCTCTACCAAATGAGCGAAACACCGCAATGGTTGTTTGGCACGACGCTCTCGGCGGACAAAGGTGGTAGTGGCACGTCACACACGGACGGCGGCGCAATCAAAGCGCGCTTCATGCCGATCTTGACGAAGGTGACACGTATTCGTAATCACGTTGACCGCGCGATCCGTGACGCACTATGGACGGCGATGCAGCTCGAAAACGTAGCGAACGATGGCGTAGAAGGCTACGAAGCGTACGAAGCCGTATATCCGACGATTACCTGGCGCGATGGCATACCGAAGGACGACAAGGCCGAAGCGGAGGTTTACTCGATCCGTACTGGCGGTCAAGCGACAATCGACGTTAAGTCTGCCATTAAGCGGTTGGATGGCGTTAACGACACGCAGGCCGAACAGGTGCTTGCGCAAATAGGCGCGGACGACGAGCGCATTAACGGAACCGTAGAATCAACGGTGTTTAACGATGAGTGA
- a CDS encoding phage minor capsid protein gives MSDIEKDVAEITKLYTDAVKDVKAEMDRVDVANLTRKSGDGLFKKLGSIFGRTRTGAADWITRTIPNAIKSGIDRALNALGIGSINRTPLNRANQAAGAAFKDDTYADLLAVTQNMERRTKAAIRKAIADVMREQMAAGVNGRKTINAATIARIRADLGAAADSAIVDAGGRRWKVGTYVDMVTRTKLMQAQINGTINEALGRGVMYATISSHGAKDACAKWEGRTIKLTPDAPGDYPYIGDLPRREIFHPNCKHVITPIRKP, from the coding sequence ATGAGTGACATAGAGAAGGACGTAGCGGAGATTACGAAGCTTTACACCGACGCGGTTAAGGACGTTAAAGCCGAAATGGATCGCGTAGACGTCGCGAATCTTACACGCAAATCTGGCGACGGATTATTTAAGAAGCTCGGCAGCATCTTCGGACGCACACGGACCGGCGCCGCCGATTGGATTACGCGGACAATACCAAACGCAATTAAGTCCGGCATCGATCGGGCGTTAAACGCGCTCGGTATCGGCAGCATCAACCGTACGCCGCTTAATCGCGCTAATCAGGCGGCAGGCGCAGCGTTTAAGGACGACACATATGCGGACTTGCTCGCCGTCACGCAAAACATGGAGCGGCGTACGAAAGCGGCCATCCGTAAAGCGATAGCGGACGTTATGCGCGAACAAATGGCGGCAGGAGTTAACGGACGGAAGACGATTAACGCTGCGACAATCGCCCGTATTCGCGCGGACCTCGGAGCTGCGGCCGATAGCGCGATCGTGGACGCAGGTGGGCGGCGCTGGAAAGTTGGAACGTACGTCGATATGGTTACGCGTACGAAGCTTATGCAGGCGCAGATTAACGGAACAATTAATGAGGCGCTAGGACGCGGAGTCATGTACGCGACGATATCGAGCCATGGCGCGAAGGATGCTTGCGCGAAATGGGAAGGCCGGACGATTAAGCTTACGCCGGACGCTCCGGGTGATTATCCGTATATCGGTGACTTGCCGAGGCGCGAGATATTCCACCCGAATTGCAAGCACGTAATAACGCCGATAAGAAAACCGTAA
- a CDS encoding scaffolding protein gives MNDIKRKYSLPLNLQLFAEGDDDSGADDDKPKKLEFTQEELDALIGREKGRVKSKYADYDELKAERDRLKAEEDARKAAELTETERLQAEKAEAERKAVEASERGDKALKAANDQVIRAEFRLLAKEAGVRADAIDDAYRLADLSGASVDDDGNVTGVDDVVTALLAAKPYLAAEAKKEPRSIGGGSGGNEENAKKTKEQLIAEAGEKARKSGRIEDRMAYAALKDELNN, from the coding sequence ATGAACGATATTAAACGTAAATATAGCTTGCCACTAAACCTTCAGTTATTTGCGGAGGGCGACGACGATTCAGGCGCGGATGACGATAAGCCGAAGAAGCTCGAATTTACGCAGGAAGAACTAGACGCGCTAATTGGTCGCGAAAAGGGCCGCGTGAAAAGTAAATACGCCGATTATGACGAACTGAAGGCGGAGCGTGACCGTTTGAAAGCTGAAGAGGACGCGCGTAAAGCTGCGGAATTGACGGAGACGGAGCGGTTGCAGGCGGAGAAAGCCGAAGCGGAACGCAAAGCGGTAGAGGCGTCCGAGCGCGGCGACAAAGCGCTGAAGGCCGCTAACGACCAAGTTATTCGCGCAGAGTTCCGCTTGCTTGCGAAAGAGGCTGGCGTAAGGGCTGATGCGATAGATGACGCGTACAGGCTTGCGGACTTGAGCGGTGCGTCCGTAGACGATGACGGTAATGTAACCGGCGTTGATGACGTTGTGACTGCGTTGCTGGCCGCGAAACCGTATTTGGCCGCCGAGGCGAAGAAGGAGCCGCGTTCAATTGGCGGAGGTTCTGGCGGTAATGAAGAGAACGCGAAGAAAACGAAGGAACAACTTATCGCGGAAGCTGGCGAGAAAGCGCGTAAATCTGGCCGTATTGAAGACCGCATGGCTTACGCCGCGCTTAAAGACGAACTGAATAACTAA
- a CDS encoding DUF5309 family protein, translated as MAKVYNASLIGKRESVVDEILLLNPHQTPLLNALGFSEAVTAVEHVWFEDEMFADETVTSASALVGATDVVVVSVEPFRVGHVIKIGEELLYVSAINSGTKTLTVTRGYASTTAAAIASGAKVEVLFVEGQEGADARSARFKPRVRKSNLTQIFDDSIEISGTAQAVAQYGIDNQYEYEKQKKQLELALQLEKALINGVQYESGQIRQMKGIRQFIQTNVTNVSGALALTHINTLAQQVYDAGGFATGGDYQIMVAARQKIALSALEADKVVLTRAENKRGRVADFIVTDFGEFEIVLNQNLAADELFLTDANRMAIKPLRTREFGHTYLGAKGDYTTGMIVGEYTLQFEQEKAHGRLKGLS; from the coding sequence ATGGCTAAGGTATATAACGCATCTCTAATCGGTAAACGTGAATCGGTAGTAGACGAAATCCTGCTTCTTAATCCGCATCAAACTCCGTTGCTTAACGCGCTAGGTTTCTCGGAAGCAGTAACCGCAGTCGAGCACGTATGGTTCGAAGACGAAATGTTCGCGGATGAGACGGTAACAAGCGCGTCGGCTCTCGTAGGTGCTACGGACGTTGTAGTCGTATCCGTTGAACCTTTCCGCGTAGGTCACGTAATCAAAATCGGCGAGGAACTGCTATACGTATCCGCGATTAACTCCGGTACTAAGACGTTGACGGTAACGCGCGGTTACGCATCAACCACGGCTGCGGCTATCGCTTCTGGCGCGAAAGTCGAAGTTCTATTCGTCGAAGGTCAAGAAGGAGCTGACGCACGTTCTGCACGGTTCAAACCGCGTGTACGTAAGTCGAACTTGACACAAATTTTCGACGACTCGATCGAGATTTCCGGTACAGCGCAGGCCGTTGCTCAATACGGGATCGACAACCAATATGAGTACGAGAAGCAGAAGAAGCAACTCGAACTTGCGCTTCAACTTGAAAAGGCGCTAATTAACGGCGTGCAGTACGAATCCGGACAAATCCGCCAAATGAAAGGTATTCGCCAGTTTATCCAAACAAACGTAACCAACGTAAGTGGTGCGCTTGCCCTGACGCATATTAATACTCTGGCGCAGCAAGTTTACGACGCTGGCGGCTTCGCGACTGGCGGTGACTACCAAATCATGGTCGCAGCTAGACAAAAAATCGCATTGTCCGCGCTTGAGGCGGATAAAGTCGTATTGACTCGTGCTGAAAATAAACGCGGTCGTGTAGCAGATTTCATCGTTACGGATTTCGGAGAATTTGAAATCGTATTGAATCAGAATCTAGCTGCGGACGAACTGTTCCTGACTGACGCTAATCGCATGGCTATCAAACCGCTTAGAACGCGCGAGTTTGGACATACGTACCTCGGTGCAAAAGGCGACTACACGACCGGGATGATTGTCGGTGAGTACACGTTGCAATTTGAACAAGAGAAGGCGCACGGTCGACTGAAAGGCCTGTCGTAA